In Paenibacillus sp. FSL R7-0345, a single window of DNA contains:
- a CDS encoding ABC transporter permease yields the protein MASNNNLTSFDANLKPEDFKQIGIDEKQAEVIQRESLSSWRDSWERLRQNKMAMTALGVLGLIVLAAIFAPYLSKFNYYSNDLLNTNKPPSFANKHFFGTDDLGRDIFVRTWYGARISLIVGLAAAAIDLLIGVIYGGIMGYFGGRVDNIMNKFSEILYAIPYLLVVILLLVVMEPSLGTIILALTITGWINMSWIVRGEIMQLKNREFVLASRSMGAGSKRLLFRHLLPNAVGPIIVTITLSVPNAIFAEAFLSFLGLGVQAPVASLGSMINDSLTGWLYYPWRFLFPAILVSLIMLSFNIFGDGLRDALDPKLKK from the coding sequence TTGGCATCTAATAATAATTTGACATCGTTTGACGCGAACCTGAAACCTGAAGATTTCAAACAAATTGGAATTGATGAAAAGCAGGCTGAAGTAATCCAGCGCGAAAGTCTTTCGTCCTGGAGAGATTCCTGGGAGCGTCTGCGCCAGAACAAAATGGCAATGACCGCACTTGGTGTTTTGGGCCTGATCGTACTGGCTGCTATTTTTGCACCATATTTATCAAAGTTCAACTATTATTCTAATGACTTGCTCAATACGAATAAGCCCCCTTCATTCGCTAACAAACACTTTTTCGGCACTGATGATCTGGGACGCGATATCTTTGTCCGTACATGGTATGGAGCCCGTATCTCGCTGATCGTAGGTCTGGCTGCAGCAGCAATTGACCTTCTGATCGGTGTTATTTATGGCGGCATCATGGGTTATTTCGGCGGACGTGTTGATAACATTATGAATAAGTTTTCAGAAATTTTGTATGCCATCCCTTACCTGCTGGTAGTTATCCTGCTGCTGGTTGTAATGGAGCCAAGCCTTGGTACCATTATCCTGGCTTTAACCATTACCGGCTGGATTAACATGTCGTGGATTGTACGCGGTGAGATCATGCAGCTTAAGAACCGTGAATTTGTCCTTGCTTCCCGCTCCATGGGTGCAGGCTCCAAGAGACTGTTGTTCCGCCACCTGCTTCCTAATGCGGTTGGTCCTATTATTGTAACGATTACCCTGTCCGTTCCGAATGCGATCTTCGCTGAAGCATTCCTGAGCTTCCTGGGACTTGGTGTACAAGCACCTGTCGCATCCCTCGGATCGATGATCAATGACTCATTGACCGGATGGTTGTACTATCCATGGCGCTTCCTGTTCCCGGCTATTCTGGTAAGCTTGATCATGCTGTCCTTTAACATTTTTGGTGACGGTCTTCGTGATGCACTGGATCCTAAACTGAAAAAATAA
- a CDS encoding ABC transporter permease, whose translation MVRYIANKLFYMLVSLFVLISATFFLMKAIPGDPFTSEKKVPPEIKARLYEQYGLDKPLYHQYFKYLGDIAQGDLGVSMKRLNQDVTHLIGQTFSASLKLGIVAIIVSVIIGVFLGMIAALYHRKFIDSAAMVIAVLGIAVPSFVVASVLQYVLAYKFHWVPVSGFKGPIYYILPVAALSAQPIAFIARLTRSSMLEVLHSEYIKTAKAKGLSWPAILSRHVLRNGILPVVTYLGPMTANIVTGSVVIEQIFGIGGIGKQFVEAISTRDYTVIMGITIFYGVLLMVARFLTDIAYVFVDPRIKLSGGKEG comes from the coding sequence ATGGTTCGTTATATTGCCAATAAGCTGTTTTACATGCTCGTGTCGCTGTTTGTGCTCATTTCAGCAACCTTTTTCTTAATGAAAGCTATTCCGGGGGACCCGTTTACTTCTGAGAAAAAAGTTCCGCCGGAAATAAAAGCGCGTTTATATGAGCAGTACGGTCTGGACAAGCCGCTCTATCATCAGTATTTTAAGTATTTGGGTGATATTGCCCAAGGTGATCTGGGTGTATCCATGAAGCGTTTGAACCAGGATGTAACCCACTTGATCGGACAGACGTTTTCGGCGTCCTTGAAGCTGGGAATTGTCGCAATTATCGTGTCGGTTATTATCGGGGTATTCCTCGGTATGATAGCCGCACTCTATCACCGTAAGTTTATAGATAGTGCCGCCATGGTTATCGCGGTGCTGGGGATTGCGGTTCCGAGCTTTGTAGTCGCTTCTGTATTACAATATGTACTAGCCTATAAATTCCACTGGGTACCGGTTTCCGGATTTAAAGGACCAATATATTACATTCTGCCTGTAGCGGCGCTCTCAGCGCAGCCTATAGCCTTTATAGCCCGTTTGACCCGCTCCAGTATGCTTGAAGTGCTTCATTCGGAGTACATTAAGACAGCCAAAGCCAAAGGTCTGAGCTGGCCAGCAATTCTGAGCCGCCACGTGCTGCGTAACGGGATTTTGCCGGTTGTTACCTATCTTGGACCAATGACTGCTAACATTGTAACCGGTTCGGTAGTTATTGAGCAGATTTTCGGTATCGGCGGTATCGGCAAACAGTTTGTGGAAGCCATTAGTACACGTGACTATACCGTAATTATGGGGATTACCATTTTCTACGGCGTACTGCTGATGGTTGCACGCTTCCTGACGGATATCGCGTATGTCTTTGTAGATCCTCGGATCAAATTAAGTGGAGGAAAGGAGGGCTAA
- a CDS encoding peptide ABC transporter substrate-binding protein, with protein sequence MKKSKSLLLMIALVLVIGTVLAGCGSNNNANSGNAAATNAPSDNAGTNTGNTGDEKLAADQTLRINLSAEPPTFDPALAQDSQANTVLKTMYEGLTRMNDETGQAEPGIAESWDVSADGLVYTFHLRDAVWSNGDAVESGDFVRAWKRVLDPNAETAAPYAYQLYYLKNGEEYFTKKVTDFNEVGVKAVDAKTLEVTLKAPTPYFLGLLSFYTYYPVHKTVEDNAKWATSKDTMITNGAFTLTEWTTGQSLQVTKNDKYWDAANIKLSKIDFTLVNSGATELLSYKNGELDRAGGPTGEIPTDQIPIVSKELPNEFVRKGIASVYYYEFNITEKPFTNAKIRKALSMAIDRQVLIDNVTLGGQLPAFGFVPPGIAGADGEYRTAVKDSYFTEDVEQAKTLLAEGLKEEGLTALPTFELTYNTSEGHKKIALAIADMWKNNLGIDVQTVNQEWAVFIENRQNLNYQVARAGWTADYNDPMTFLDMWVTGGGNNDTGYANPEYDKLINDAKASSDLAARQEMFAKAEQMLIGDDQVLIPLYYYTNNSLTKEYLKGVTLDFSGAIDLTRGYLLEH encoded by the coding sequence ATGAAAAAGAGTAAAAGTCTTTTGCTCATGATTGCATTGGTTCTCGTAATCGGCACAGTGCTTGCCGGCTGCGGAAGTAACAACAATGCAAACAGCGGCAACGCAGCGGCGACTAATGCGCCGAGTGACAATGCTGGAACGAACACAGGTAACACCGGTGATGAGAAACTGGCTGCTGACCAGACGCTTAGAATTAACCTGAGCGCAGAGCCACCAACATTTGACCCTGCATTGGCTCAAGACAGCCAAGCAAACACTGTCCTCAAAACAATGTACGAAGGTCTGACTCGTATGAATGACGAGACTGGCCAAGCTGAGCCAGGTATTGCTGAAAGCTGGGATGTTTCCGCTGACGGTCTGGTATATACCTTCCACCTGCGTGATGCAGTATGGAGCAACGGCGACGCTGTAGAATCTGGTGATTTTGTCCGCGCTTGGAAACGCGTGCTTGATCCTAATGCTGAAACAGCTGCACCATATGCTTACCAATTGTACTACCTGAAAAATGGTGAAGAATACTTTACTAAGAAAGTTACAGACTTCAACGAAGTAGGCGTTAAAGCCGTTGATGCGAAAACTCTTGAAGTTACGCTGAAAGCTCCAACTCCATACTTCCTTGGATTGCTGTCCTTCTATACTTATTATCCTGTACACAAAACTGTTGAGGATAATGCTAAATGGGCAACCAGCAAAGACACCATGATCACTAATGGTGCGTTCACACTGACTGAGTGGACTACTGGACAATCCCTGCAAGTAACTAAGAACGACAAGTACTGGGATGCTGCAAACATCAAACTCAGCAAGATCGATTTCACCCTTGTTAACAGCGGTGCGACTGAACTGCTGAGCTACAAGAACGGCGAGCTTGACCGCGCCGGCGGTCCTACAGGCGAAATTCCTACAGACCAGATTCCTATCGTGTCCAAAGAGCTTCCTAACGAGTTCGTAAGAAAAGGAATCGCATCTGTTTACTACTATGAATTCAATATCACTGAAAAACCTTTCACAAACGCTAAAATCCGTAAAGCCCTGTCGATGGCTATTGACCGTCAGGTTCTGATTGACAACGTAACACTGGGCGGACAGCTTCCAGCATTCGGTTTCGTACCTCCGGGTATCGCAGGTGCTGACGGTGAATACCGTACTGCAGTTAAAGACAGCTACTTCACTGAAGATGTAGAACAAGCTAAAACACTGCTGGCTGAAGGTCTGAAAGAAGAAGGACTTACAGCTCTTCCTACTTTCGAACTGACTTACAACACAAGTGAAGGCCACAAGAAAATTGCCCTGGCTATTGCTGATATGTGGAAAAACAACCTGGGTATCGATGTACAAACAGTTAACCAAGAGTGGGCTGTGTTCATCGAAAACCGTCAAAACCTGAACTATCAGGTTGCACGTGCAGGCTGGACTGCGGACTACAATGATCCAATGACCTTCCTTGACATGTGGGTAACTGGCGGCGGTAACAATGATACAGGTTACGCTAACCCAGAATACGACAAACTGATCAACGATGCTAAAGCAAGCTCCGACCTGGCTGCACGCCAAGAAATGTTTGCTAAAGCTGAGCAGATGCTGATCGGTGATGATCAAGTTCTGATTCCGCTGTACTACTACACTAATAACTCCCTGACTAAAGAGTACCTCAAAGGTGTTACTCTTGACTTCAGCGGTGCAATCGACCTGACTCGCGGCTACCTGCTCGAGCACTAA
- a CDS encoding DUF3397 domain-containing protein — MELLQNSFVTLGVIPVVPFLIVYFIGTGFKRDRKKTLLLAMDVTTLFLLLSVSALFNILFNAKSGFYFILLIVLISAGLIGGAQNRIKGKVDGRRLFRVVWRMSFFFLGVLYILFLFIVLIQYILQAM, encoded by the coding sequence TTGGAGCTGCTGCAAAACTCGTTTGTCACATTGGGTGTCATTCCGGTTGTTCCTTTTTTAATAGTCTATTTCATCGGAACCGGGTTCAAACGGGATAGAAAAAAGACTTTGCTGCTGGCAATGGATGTGACAACTTTATTTTTACTGCTTTCTGTTTCAGCTTTGTTCAATATTCTTTTTAATGCGAAATCGGGGTTTTATTTTATACTACTTATTGTATTAATATCCGCCGGACTGATTGGCGGAGCCCAGAACCGGATCAAGGGAAAGGTCGACGGGAGGCGGTTATTCCGGGTAGTTTGGCGGATGTCATTCTTTTTTTTAGGTGTCCTGTACATTCTTTTTTTGTTCATAGTCCTTATTCAATACATATTACAAGCGATGTAA
- a CDS encoding 2-dehydropantoate 2-reductase has protein sequence MKIDIIGAGSIGLLLAGKLIQAGQDIRIWCRSKEQSDALIREGLTVSYEDGAAPTVIPGTAFFASSADAFAETYLCEPADWVAITLKQQAFHHELPDILGPLSSSSVKAVCFQNGYGHLEKLRLLLPHASIWAAVTTEGAKRKTSTEVIHTGRGEIYIGQEEKGHTTFETEELTHHAAARSFTDALLTAGFSASMSKKVNTLIYRKLLINAVINPLTAIWRIQNGELLASGQRVQLMKELYAEAVSVYDACGIAYEMDAWEHITEVCRATAGNISSMLADVLAGRSTEIRWINGSIVEMAERRGIEVPLHRWICQLVEGMSARER, from the coding sequence ATGAAAATAGACATTATCGGAGCCGGATCCATAGGGCTGTTACTGGCAGGCAAGCTGATCCAGGCCGGCCAGGACATCAGGATATGGTGCCGGAGCAAAGAGCAGTCCGATGCTCTCATAAGAGAGGGGCTGACGGTCAGCTATGAGGATGGAGCCGCCCCGACCGTTATCCCGGGGACAGCATTTTTTGCCTCAAGTGCAGATGCATTTGCTGAAACTTATCTGTGTGAGCCCGCTGATTGGGTAGCCATTACCCTTAAACAGCAGGCTTTTCATCATGAACTGCCGGACATACTGGGCCCCCTTAGCAGCAGCAGCGTAAAAGCCGTCTGCTTTCAAAACGGGTACGGACACCTGGAGAAGCTCCGGCTGCTGCTGCCGCATGCTTCAATCTGGGCTGCAGTGACTACAGAAGGGGCAAAAAGAAAAACATCGACAGAAGTTATTCATACCGGAAGAGGCGAAATTTACATAGGACAGGAAGAGAAGGGTCATACTACCTTTGAAACGGAAGAACTGACGCATCATGCGGCAGCAAGAAGTTTCACGGATGCACTTTTAACAGCAGGATTTTCCGCCTCTATGTCGAAAAAAGTGAATACCCTGATTTACCGGAAGCTCTTAATCAATGCTGTGATCAATCCGCTTACTGCGATATGGCGCATACAGAATGGCGAGCTGCTGGCCTCCGGGCAGCGGGTGCAGCTAATGAAGGAACTGTATGCTGAAGCGGTTTCCGTATATGATGCCTGCGGAATTGCCTATGAGATGGATGCCTGGGAGCATATTACCGAGGTATGCCGGGCAACTGCAGGCAATATCTCATCCATGCTGGCCGATGTACTCGCCGGAAGGAGTACGGAAATCCGCTGGATTAACGGCAGTATTGTGGAAATGGCTGAGCGCCGGGGAATTGAGGTTCCACTGCACCGCTGGATTTGCCAGCTTGTCGAAGGCATGAGTGCGAGAGAGAGGTGA
- a CDS encoding RsfA family transcriptional regulator: MTAVRQDAWSAEDDLILAEITLRHIREGSTQLAAFEEVGEKIGRTSAACGFRWNSCVRKSYEDAIGIAKGQRQKRSYLKKQPVNRGAQVAGLVLGDIEEDYGRSDNLNESSLSIDAVIRFLRQWKGTFQEAGRQLKMLERDLRDKEDELTELRAENERLSKEVNLAQSDYRVVNDDYKALIQIMDRARRLAFLNEEEEEMKTRFKMDANGNLERME, encoded by the coding sequence ATGACAGCCGTTAGACAGGATGCTTGGAGTGCGGAAGATGATTTGATTTTGGCCGAAATAACGCTGCGTCATATCCGGGAAGGCAGTACCCAGCTTGCCGCTTTTGAAGAGGTGGGCGAAAAAATCGGAAGAACCTCGGCAGCCTGCGGGTTCCGCTGGAACAGCTGTGTCCGTAAAAGCTATGAGGATGCAATCGGGATCGCGAAAGGACAGCGCCAAAAGCGCAGTTATCTGAAAAAGCAGCCGGTGAACAGGGGAGCGCAGGTAGCCGGCCTGGTTCTTGGTGACATTGAAGAGGATTACGGGCGAAGTGACAACCTGAATGAAAGCTCCTTATCTATCGACGCAGTCATCCGGTTTCTCAGACAGTGGAAAGGGACATTCCAGGAAGCAGGGCGTCAGCTGAAAATGCTGGAGCGTGATCTCCGGGATAAGGAAGATGAACTGACGGAGCTGCGGGCGGAGAATGAGCGGCTCTCCAAAGAGGTTAACCTTGCGCAAAGTGATTACCGCGTGGTAAATGATGATTACAAGGCTCTAATCCAGATTATGGACCGGGCGCGCAGACTGGCGTTTCTGAATGAAGAGGAAGAAGAGATGAAAACAAGGTTCAAAATGGATGCAAACGGTAACCTGGAACGGATGGAATAG
- a CDS encoding DUF2626 domain-containing protein, whose protein sequence is MDRMFRVLGFFTLVIGLMAFAGNLTEMALLFFLQTAFFVVLGYMKFTEKTYILLFWGYMIVTFTGFSYWTVFQMGLPL, encoded by the coding sequence TTGGACCGTATGTTCCGCGTATTGGGATTCTTCACATTAGTCATCGGGCTTATGGCCTTTGCCGGCAATCTGACTGAAATGGCTTTACTCTTCTTTTTACAGACCGCCTTTTTTGTTGTACTGGGCTATATGAAGTTTACGGAAAAAACATATATTCTGCTCTTCTGGGGCTATATGATCGTGACATTCACGGGATTCAGCTACTGGACGGTCTTTCAGATGGGGCTACCGTTGTAA
- a CDS encoding extracellular solute-binding protein: MLKRKNYWLLFAVLLLALTSLSPSMELDTTEGTNPPRQPLSLSELPDAKDKNNVTSLNIRVSMSGAELKALQRISSNYTLSTGIQVSISNVDNEENAVMLKQELATRESPDIIMTDGRNIPDLATRGYLLPVDVYQSVPGSAPLTALIPQMQWNGYDWGVPLDIDPYVLVYSPQRLAELGFTAAPVSLEEWSGLLNGLREQQQREPDKEQYLLAMDSRNPYGFSALLESMGFSMAGDYTAALEWVEIARSYFYLSSRFNTDVWDMLQSGKLALAALPLSEWKLHGNASLSAEAPAGVSGKSGYEAMQSRFFALPAGSSNPETAVNWLAYVTSPTAQLEWLENTRRLPALEELYRSAQPEISALPFDGSLLLTEEDITALPGGSSWDAVSEAVTLLLTGKQGAAEYKASIGLESE, translated from the coding sequence ATGCTGAAACGCAAGAACTACTGGCTGCTGTTTGCGGTACTGCTGCTGGCGCTGACAAGCTTGTCGCCAAGCATGGAGCTCGATACCACAGAAGGGACAAATCCGCCGAGACAGCCGCTGAGCCTGTCTGAGCTGCCGGATGCCAAAGACAAGAACAATGTGACCAGTCTCAACATCCGTGTGTCCATGAGCGGCGCTGAGCTGAAGGCGCTGCAGCGGATCAGCAGCAATTACACCCTGTCGACCGGAATCCAGGTATCGATCAGCAATGTAGACAATGAGGAAAATGCCGTGATGCTCAAACAGGAGCTGGCGACAAGAGAAAGTCCTGATATTATCATGACCGACGGCCGGAATATTCCGGATCTCGCCACACGCGGATATCTGCTCCCGGTGGACGTCTATCAGAGTGTGCCGGGCAGTGCGCCGCTTACCGCGCTTATTCCGCAGATGCAGTGGAACGGCTATGACTGGGGGGTTCCGCTGGATATAGATCCTTATGTACTGGTCTACTCTCCTCAGCGGCTGGCTGAGCTGGGGTTTACTGCAGCACCGGTTAGCCTGGAGGAGTGGAGCGGGCTCCTGAACGGATTGAGGGAACAGCAGCAGAGGGAGCCTGATAAAGAGCAGTACCTGCTGGCTATGGACAGCCGCAATCCATATGGCTTCTCTGCGCTGCTGGAAAGCATGGGATTTAGTATGGCCGGTGATTATACAGCTGCACTGGAGTGGGTAGAAATTGCCCGGAGTTACTTCTATCTGAGCAGCCGCTTTAATACGGATGTGTGGGACATGCTGCAGAGCGGCAAGCTTGCACTGGCTGCACTTCCGTTGTCCGAGTGGAAGCTGCACGGCAATGCTTCACTGTCCGCGGAGGCGCCGGCAGGAGTGTCTGGAAAGAGTGGATATGAAGCGATGCAAAGCCGTTTTTTTGCTCTTCCTGCGGGCTCTTCCAATCCGGAAACGGCGGTGAACTGGCTGGCATATGTCACTTCCCCCACTGCACAGCTCGAATGGCTGGAGAATACGCGGCGGCTGCCGGCGCTGGAGGAGCTGTACCGTTCAGCACAGCCGGAAATTTCTGCTCTTCCGTTTGACGGAAGCCTGTTGTTAACGGAAGAAGATATCACTGCGCTTCCGGGAGGAAGCAGCTGGGATGCCGTTTCGGAAGCGGTCACCCTGCTGCTGACCGGTAAGCAGGGTGCAGCCGAATACAAGGCGTCTATAGGTCTGGAATCAGAATGA
- a CDS encoding PhoH family protein encodes MKKIFVLDTNVLLHDPNSIFAFKENEVVIPAVVLEEIDSKKRNADEIGRNARTVSRLLDGLRELGHLHSGVELEHGGTLKVELNHRSFVKVQEMFGEITNDNRILAVALNYLLEENEKAEPRPVVLVSKDVLVRIKADVLGITPEDYLSDRTGDLNELYTGYQSLLVHPSLIDEYYSNRSLSVKQLNLSFKLYPHEFVILKDEIGSGKSALLKVNSDASRLEPLYLGNDAVWGISARNAQQRMALELLLNEDIPLVTITGKAGTGKTLLALAAGLFKVEDEHRYKKLLIARPVVPMGKDIGYLPGEKDEKLRPWMQPIYDNLEFLFDTKKAGDIDKILMGLGSIQVEALTYIRGRSIPSQFIIIDEAQNLSRHEVKTIVSRAGEGSKVILMGDPEQIDHPYLDAASNGLSYIVEKFKQEGISGHITLEKGERSRLAQLAADLL; translated from the coding sequence ATGAAAAAGATATTTGTACTAGACACTAACGTGCTTTTGCACGACCCCAATTCGATCTTTGCGTTTAAGGAGAATGAAGTAGTCATTCCGGCTGTAGTTCTGGAAGAAATCGACTCCAAGAAGCGCAACGCCGATGAAATCGGCCGCAACGCCCGCACCGTGTCACGCTTGTTAGACGGACTCCGTGAGCTGGGCCACCTGCATAGCGGGGTGGAGCTGGAGCATGGAGGTACGCTGAAGGTGGAGCTTAACCACCGCAGCTTCGTAAAGGTACAGGAGATGTTCGGGGAAATCACCAATGACAACCGGATATTGGCTGTAGCGCTTAATTATCTCCTTGAGGAGAACGAAAAAGCTGAACCGCGCCCTGTGGTACTCGTAAGTAAAGATGTACTCGTCCGCATTAAAGCGGATGTGCTTGGAATAACGCCGGAGGATTATCTGTCCGACCGCACCGGTGACCTGAATGAGCTGTATACAGGCTATCAGTCACTGCTGGTTCATCCGTCGCTGATTGATGAATATTACAGCAACCGTTCCTTGTCCGTGAAGCAGCTGAACCTGTCCTTTAAGCTGTATCCGCATGAATTCGTCATTCTGAAGGATGAAATCGGCAGCGGGAAGTCGGCTCTGCTCAAAGTGAACAGTGATGCGTCCAGACTTGAGCCGCTGTATCTCGGAAATGACGCCGTCTGGGGCATCAGCGCCCGCAACGCACAGCAGCGGATGGCGCTTGAGCTGCTGCTGAATGAGGATATCCCGCTCGTGACCATTACCGGTAAAGCGGGAACAGGCAAGACGCTGCTGGCGCTTGCCGCCGGGCTGTTTAAGGTTGAGGATGAGCATCGCTACAAAAAGCTGCTGATCGCCCGGCCCGTCGTACCGATGGGTAAGGATATCGGCTACCTGCCCGGCGAGAAGGACGAGAAGCTCCGCCCGTGGATGCAGCCGATTTACGACAACCTGGAGTTCCTGTTTGATACCAAGAAGGCCGGAGATATCGATAAAATATTGATGGGCCTGGGCAGCATCCAGGTCGAGGCACTCACCTATATCCGCGGACGCTCCATTCCGTCGCAGTTCATTATCATCGACGAGGCGCAGAACCTGTCCCGCCATGAGGTGAAGACCATCGTCTCCCGCGCCGGTGAAGGTAGTAAGGTCATCCTGATGGGCGACCCTGAGCAGATTGACCATCCTTATCTGGATGCGGCGAGCAACGGTCTCAGTTACATTGTTGAAAAGTTCAAGCAGGAGGGCATCAGCGGCCATATCACTTTAGAAAAGGGCGAGCGTTCGCGCCTGGCCCAGTTGGCTGCCGATCTGCTGTAA
- a CDS encoding YhcN/YlaJ family sporulation lipoprotein, which translates to MRKSMCLLLVLLLLTSCGIANKESSPSPQSKQSPEALSSQGDYGVQQLSDDNANVRGSNMESGTGQPYNAQDNSDVALKDHFEQLAKRVPGVNGAHCVVMNNVAVVGLDVDGSLERSRVGSIKYSVAEAIRKDPRGVKALVTADMDLSGRLDDMGRHISQGNPVSGFASELADIIGRIIPQLPGDTKPQGNNQ; encoded by the coding sequence ATGAGAAAATCAATGTGTCTGTTGCTGGTACTGCTGCTGCTGACAAGCTGCGGTATCGCTAATAAAGAGTCATCACCCTCTCCTCAGAGTAAACAATCGCCTGAAGCGTTAAGCAGCCAGGGGGATTACGGGGTGCAGCAGCTGTCTGACGACAACGCCAACGTCCGCGGGAGTAACATGGAGTCCGGAACCGGACAACCTTATAACGCTCAGGATAACAGCGATGTTGCATTGAAGGACCATTTTGAGCAGTTGGCCAAAAGAGTACCGGGAGTAAACGGAGCCCACTGTGTCGTCATGAACAATGTGGCTGTAGTCGGCCTTGATGTCGACGGGTCACTTGAGCGTTCCCGGGTCGGAAGCATTAAATATTCGGTAGCCGAGGCAATCCGCAAGGATCCCCGCGGTGTAAAGGCACTGGTCACAGCCGATATGGATCTTTCAGGCCGGCTGGATGACATGGGCCGCCATATTTCGCAGGGTAACCCGGTTTCCGGCTTTGCCTCCGAATTGGCAGATATTATCGGCCGGATCATCCCTCAGCTGCCCGGGGATACGAAGCCGCAAGGTAACAATCAATAA
- a CDS encoding pyridoxamine 5'-phosphate oxidase family protein, whose translation MSEAVAQLNESLLSMLQSETFVLLNTVDAETGGPTSTAISWIYAVSPSVLRLAVDHRSRLVNNMKVNPLVTITVFGEGTVHAINGRAAVKQDPLPDVPFKLCCFDVEIEAVRNALFYGAALESAPKYAKVYDARAAEKLDGQVFAAMQKAQ comes from the coding sequence ATGTCCGAAGCCGTTGCTCAGCTTAATGAATCCCTGCTTTCGATGCTGCAATCTGAGACCTTTGTTCTTCTTAACACGGTGGATGCCGAAACGGGAGGACCTACGTCTACAGCTATTTCCTGGATTTACGCCGTTTCCCCTTCTGTTCTGCGTCTGGCAGTCGATCACCGGTCACGGCTGGTGAACAACATGAAGGTTAACCCGCTTGTGACGATTACGGTATTTGGCGAGGGAACTGTTCACGCCATTAACGGCCGTGCTGCGGTGAAGCAGGATCCGCTTCCGGATGTGCCTTTTAAGTTGTGCTGTTTTGATGTTGAAATTGAAGCGGTCCGTAATGCGTTGTTTTATGGCGCTGCGCTTGAGTCCGCCCCGAAATATGCCAAGGTATATGATGCCCGTGCAGCTGAGAAGCTGGACGGACAAGTGTTTGCCGCCATGCAAAAAGCCCAGTGA
- a CDS encoding LCP family protein: MNTRKGSLPPRSNGPQGGRGQQNRTAPQTKTIKKKVKKRSFFARLTRMLLTLVLIAVVGGLGYAGYLYYKFDKGGFGTDQAVDSGQLASAKPLTMLLLGTDNRPKHPSNLTDVIMVAALNPDTESATVVSLPRDTYVELSGYKKNKINAYYARFKGKEDTSGLSAEDEMKTMMGKYLGIDIDYVTVLDFQGFRDIVDELGGVDVNISADMCYTDSVDGTDINLKKGPAQLGGDDALDYVRYRKSNCSPKTAASDDFDRNKRQNEVLNALVGQMQSLGGVLKIGKVMDAVGNNLETDIENEQIKSMIATYWKISKENISFVPVTGTWRSPYVYINDTELDNAKQSLQATLAGAAATGSSN, encoded by the coding sequence ATGAATACCAGAAAAGGAAGCCTGCCTCCAAGATCAAACGGACCGCAGGGGGGCAGGGGACAACAGAACCGGACTGCCCCGCAAACCAAAACAATTAAGAAAAAAGTTAAAAAGCGCAGCTTTTTTGCAAGGCTGACCAGAATGCTGCTGACGCTGGTACTGATTGCCGTGGTGGGCGGACTGGGATATGCAGGGTATTTGTACTATAAGTTCGATAAGGGCGGCTTCGGTACAGACCAGGCTGTAGACAGCGGACAGCTGGCCTCGGCCAAGCCGCTGACCATGCTGCTGCTCGGCACGGACAACCGTCCTAAGCATCCCTCCAATCTGACGGATGTTATTATGGTGGCTGCACTGAATCCGGATACAGAGTCGGCAACGGTCGTTTCCTTGCCCCGTGATACGTACGTGGAGCTCAGCGGTTATAAGAAGAACAAGATTAATGCCTACTACGCAAGATTCAAGGGTAAAGAAGATACATCCGGCCTATCCGCCGAGGATGAGATGAAGACGATGATGGGCAAATATCTGGGGATTGATATTGATTATGTTACTGTACTCGATTTCCAGGGCTTCCGGGACATTGTGGATGAGCTGGGCGGGGTAGATGTGAACATCAGCGCTGATATGTGCTATACCGACAGTGTGGACGGAACCGATATTAATCTCAAAAAGGGTCCGGCACAGCTGGGCGGGGATGACGCGCTTGATTATGTACGGTACCGCAAGTCCAACTGCAGCCCGAAAACAGCAGCATCGGATGACTTTGACCGCAACAAGCGCCAGAATGAGGTGCTGAACGCGCTGGTCGGACAGATGCAGTCGCTGGGCGGTGTACTCAAAATCGGCAAGGTTATGGACGCAGTCGGCAATAATCTGGAAACTGATATTGAGAATGAGCAGATTAAGAGCATGATTGCTACCTACTGGAAGATTTCCAAAGAGAATATCTCTTTTGTCCCGGTAACAGGTACCTGGCGCAGCCCGTATGTATATATTAACGATACAGAGCTGGATAACGCCAAACAGAGCCTCCAGGCTACGTTAGCCGGTGCTGCAGCAACAGGCTCCAGTAACTGA